The following proteins are encoded in a genomic region of Nostoc edaphicum CCNP1411:
- a CDS encoding DUF3368 domain-containing protein, protein MAELPAINTSPLIFLTKGGFLDLLLLMGSSIIVPDAVATEIQAYGSADVTAVTLNNTDWLVVQETPPVPNVIQSWDLGLGESAVLTWGYVNPGTEVILDDLAARRCAATLGIPVRGTLGIVITAKQRGVIPAARPVLEQLRQCGMYLSDRVINHALALVGE, encoded by the coding sequence GTGGCTGAACTGCCTGCTATCAACACATCCCCATTAATTTTTTTGACCAAGGGCGGCTTTCTTGATTTGTTGCTCCTAATGGGATCATCAATTATTGTTCCCGATGCTGTAGCCACAGAAATTCAGGCGTATGGGTCAGCAGACGTAACAGCAGTGACGCTCAATAATACTGATTGGTTGGTTGTACAAGAAACACCACCAGTCCCGAATGTGATTCAAAGCTGGGATTTGGGTCTAGGTGAGTCAGCCGTACTGACCTGGGGCTATGTAAATCCAGGTACAGAAGTAATTCTAGATGATTTAGCAGCCCGTCGTTGTGCTGCCACTTTGGGAATTCCGGTACGGGGGACATTGGGCATCGTTATTACCGCCAAACAACGAGGGGTAATTCCTGCTGCACGTCCAGTTTTAGAACAATTGCGCCAGTGTGGAATGTATTTATCTGACCGCGTGATCAATCACGCATTAGCATTGGTAGGGGAATAG
- a CDS encoding tetratricopeptide repeat protein, producing the protein MNIQFLFNQGIEKYQRGDYQGAILVFTQVIQANPKHIQACLYRGMAYANINQFQKAIADYYQTLRLDSSNCDAYLNRGLARYRLKNYPSAISDYDQVARLLPNHADTYRHRADAYWALGKYPEAIADYTQALKLNSQMLVAYLHRGIVYGLMGNYKQRLEDCNQVLRLNPSILAGYTFRAAAHCALGNYEAAVSDCEQALQLDPKKISVHMAFGDTYYHTRNYSKAISSYSQAIDLGGNIAIVYACRGLCRHHVGDARGAVIDCDKALELDPNCAEAYNHRALAQTLIGNYQQAIDDLHKAASLFQQQTKHKEHQEAIESIQKLEKRME; encoded by the coding sequence ATGAATATTCAATTTCTCTTCAATCAGGGAATCGAAAAATATCAGCGTGGTGACTACCAGGGAGCGATACTAGTCTTCACACAGGTAATTCAAGCCAATCCAAAACATATCCAAGCTTGTCTCTATCGTGGCATGGCTTATGCCAACATAAATCAGTTCCAAAAAGCAATTGCAGATTATTATCAAACCCTACGTCTTGATAGCAGCAATTGTGATGCCTATTTGAATAGAGGATTGGCCCGCTATCGCCTCAAGAATTACCCAAGTGCAATTAGCGATTACGACCAGGTAGCCCGTCTGTTACCAAATCATGCTGATACTTATCGGCATCGGGCGGATGCTTATTGGGCATTGGGCAAGTACCCAGAAGCAATTGCTGACTATACGCAAGCCCTAAAACTTAATTCCCAAATGCTAGTTGCTTATTTACATCGAGGCATTGTGTATGGGCTGATGGGCAATTATAAACAACGCCTAGAAGATTGTAATCAGGTTCTAAGACTGAATCCAAGCATCTTAGCGGGGTATACTTTTCGTGCTGCTGCACACTGCGCGCTGGGGAATTATGAAGCGGCTGTGTCTGATTGTGAGCAAGCTTTGCAGCTAGATCCTAAGAAAATTTCGGTTCATATGGCCTTTGGAGATACTTATTACCACACCAGAAATTACTCCAAGGCAATCAGTAGCTATAGTCAAGCAATTGACCTGGGAGGTAACATAGCAATAGTCTATGCCTGTCGCGGTCTGTGTCGGCATCATGTGGGAGATGCCAGAGGAGCAGTTATCGACTGTGACAAAGCACTGGAACTAGACCCGAATTGTGCAGAGGCTTACAACCATCGTGCGTTAGCCCAAACTTTAATTGGAAATTATCAACAGGCAATAGACGATTTGCACAAAGCTGCTTCCCTATTTCAACAACAGACCAAGCACAAAGAGCATCAGGAAGCGATTGAGTCAATTCAGAAATTAGAAAAAAGAATGGAATAA
- a CDS encoding DUF3368 domain-containing protein codes for MGLIPTARPVLEQLRQCGMYLSDRVINHALALVGE; via the coding sequence ATAGGGCTAATTCCTACTGCACGTCCAGTTTTAGAACAATTGCGCCAGTGTGGGATGTATTTATCTGACCGCGTGATCAATCACGCATTAGCATTGGTAGGGGAATAG
- a CDS encoding UPF0175 family protein — protein MSNVTINLPEEVFSARRLSPEEFVRDMRLAAAIYWYQKQEISMEKAASVAGLNRRDFLAVLAREQVDVFAVDFDDLQSELNRG, from the coding sequence ATGTCTAATGTCACGATTAACCTGCCAGAAGAAGTATTTAGCGCCCGTCGCCTGAGTCCAGAAGAGTTTGTGCGTGATATGCGCCTCGCTGCTGCTATTTACTGGTATCAGAAGCAGGAAATCTCGATGGAGAAAGCCGCCTCTGTTGCTGGGCTAAACCGCCGAGACTTTCTAGCCGTCCTAGCCCGTGAACAAGTGGATGTCTTCGCTGTTGATTTTGATGATTTGCAGAGCGAGTTAAACCGTGGCTGA